One Branchiostoma lanceolatum isolate klBraLanc5 chromosome 18, klBraLanc5.hap2, whole genome shotgun sequence DNA window includes the following coding sequences:
- the LOC136424680 gene encoding uncharacterized protein: MSALVTAAMFLFGVTSARDIDVGLCSVTRETCACGSAGINFIITYKACSAFYKWEHYCRPCDGVKHDQVCEKYRFCAECRDVSYGENDGCARCPPGKYGKFCTSDCQCQNGGVCNQDGTCRCPVGFRGTYCEQAIVDGSWSDWSPWSACSVTCGSGTQTRSRTCTDPAPANGGAPCEGPAQDTSTWDCHTGTGCPVDGSWSSWSPWSACNVTCGSGTRSRLRVCDKPAASNGGKECVGEEKENKACDTEQPCTVFSGSGDIAKTIVIGLLLVGVVFVPWCMKRIITSVSLPFSSPKKLFIVHGGEDKYSLVEPLVREIVDQGFPKKDVFYDKWSIGYTQGIKETISSAIHDRSCKLAVIVISEDMEKKYWPRKEFEEFLRQGKAFFPIFYGVTPAEVRQRYSPTLADTRGVEVPRTGERVDEIWIAGTASQIRKILQGKL, encoded by the exons ATGTCAGCTCTGGTAACGGCTGCGATGTTCCTGTTTGGCGTGACGTCAGCCAGAGACATAGACGTCGGCTTGTGCTCGGTAACCAGGGAGACTTGTGCGTGTGGATCAGCCGGAATCAACTTCATCATTACTTACAAGGC ATGCTCTGCGTTCTACAAGTGGGAGCACTACTGCCGCCCGTGTGACGGCGTCAAGCATGACCAGGTGTGCGAGAAATACCGCTTCTGCGCAGAGTGCCGTGACGTCAGCTACGGTGAGAATGACGGCTGCGCCAGGTGTCCACCTGGGAAGTACGGCAAGTTCTGTACTTCAG ATTGCCAGTGCCAGAACGGCGGTGTCTGTAACCAGGACGGGACCTGCCGATGTCCGGTGGGGTTCCGGGGAACGTACTGTGAACAGGCGATTG TTGACGGCAGCTGGTCTGACTGGAGCCCCTGGTCGGCCTGTAGCGTGACATGCGGGTCCGGGACACAGACTCGTAGCCGTACCTGCACCGACCCGGCACCGGCAAACGGCGGGGCACCGTGCGAGGGGCCCGCACAGGACACTAGTACCTGGGACTGCCATACCGGGACAGGCTGCCCAG TTGACGGTTCCTGGTCCAGTTGGAGCCCGTGGTCTGCCTGTAACGTGACCTGTGGTAGCGGCACCCGGTCCCGCCTACGTGTTTGTGACAAGCCGGCAGCCTCCAACGGAGGGAAAGAATGTGTCGGTGAAGAAAAGGAGAATAAGGCATGCGACACTGAACAGCCTTGTACAG TATTTTCTGGATCAGGAGACATCGCCAAGACAATAGTGATAGGCCTACTCCTTGTTGGTGTCGTTTTTGTACCGTGGTGTATGAAAAGGATCATAACTTCAG TCTCCTTGCCATTCTCATCGCCCAAGAAGCTGTTCATCGTCCACGGAGGGGAAGACAAGTACTCGCTAGTGGAGCCACTTGTACGGGAAATAGTAGATCAGGGTTTCCCCAAGAAAGACGTGTTCTACGATAAGTGGTCTATAGGATACACACAGGGTATTAAAGAAACTATCTCCTCAGCAATCCACGATAGGTCCTGTAAACTAGCAGTGATTGTGATAAGCGAAGACATGGAGAAGAAATACTGGCCTAGGAAAGAGTTTGAGGAATTCTTGAGGCAAGGGAAGGCGTTCTTCCCTATTTTCTATGGCGTGACTCCCGCAGAAGTTAGACAGCGTTACTCGCCAACATTGGCAGATACACGGGGAGTGGAGGTGCCTAGGACAGGGGAGAGGGTGGATGAAATCTGGATAGCGGGAACCGCAAGTCAGATACGCAAGATTCTACAGGGCAAACTCTAG